Proteins encoded together in one Flavobacteriales bacterium window:
- a CDS encoding acetyl-CoA C-acyltransferase — MAREVVIVSAARTPIGSFGGSLSEVPATKLGAAAIQGALAKAGIKAEDVQEVIMGSVLQANLGQAPARQAAKFAGLPNEVTCTTVNKVCASGMKAIMMAAQDILLGDADVVVAGGMESMSQTPYYVEKARYGYRFGNGVLIDGIGKDGLTDVYHQTAMGVSAELCAKEHKITREEQDAFAIESYKRSAAAWSAGRFADEVVPVTVATRKGDVQVAEDEEYKNVNFDKVPGLKPVFQKDGTVTAANASTINDGAAALVLMSAEKAKALGLKPIARILSYADAEQAPEWFTTTPAKALPRAVEKAGLKMSDIRFVELNEAFSVVGIANTRLMGLDPAKVNVNGGAVSLGHPLGCSGARIIVTLINVLKQNNARYGGAGICNGGGGASAMVIEAL; from the coding sequence ATGGCACGTGAAGTCGTCATCGTTTCCGCAGCACGAACCCCCATCGGATCCTTCGGCGGCAGCCTCTCGGAAGTCCCCGCCACCAAGCTTGGCGCTGCCGCGATCCAAGGCGCGCTCGCAAAGGCCGGGATCAAGGCCGAGGATGTGCAGGAGGTGATCATGGGCAGCGTGCTGCAGGCCAACCTGGGCCAGGCGCCTGCCCGGCAAGCGGCCAAATTCGCCGGGCTACCCAATGAGGTGACCTGCACCACCGTGAACAAGGTGTGCGCAAGCGGCATGAAGGCGATCATGATGGCTGCTCAGGACATCCTCTTGGGCGATGCCGATGTGGTGGTGGCGGGCGGCATGGAGAGCATGAGCCAGACCCCCTACTATGTCGAGAAGGCGCGCTATGGCTATCGGTTCGGCAACGGCGTGCTCATCGATGGCATCGGCAAGGACGGCCTCACCGACGTTTATCACCAGACCGCCATGGGCGTCAGCGCCGAGCTCTGCGCCAAGGAGCACAAGATCACCCGCGAAGAGCAGGATGCCTTCGCCATCGAGAGCTACAAGCGCAGCGCGGCCGCATGGTCCGCAGGCCGCTTCGCCGATGAAGTGGTGCCCGTGACCGTTGCCACGCGAAAAGGCGATGTGCAAGTAGCCGAGGATGAAGAGTACAAGAACGTCAACTTCGACAAGGTTCCCGGGCTGAAGCCGGTATTCCAGAAGGACGGCACGGTGACGGCGGCGAATGCCAGCACCATCAACGACGGCGCCGCGGCACTGGTGCTCATGAGCGCGGAGAAGGCAAAGGCCCTCGGCTTGAAGCCCATCGCACGGATTCTCAGCTACGCCGATGCCGAGCAGGCCCCTGAATGGTTCACCACGACCCCCGCGAAGGCATTGCCGCGGGCCGTGGAGAAGGCGGGCCTGAAGATGAGCGACATCCGATTCGTTGAGCTCAATGAAGCCTTCAGCGTGGTGGGCATCGCCAACACCAGGCTCATGGGCCTGGACCCCGCCAAGGTGAACGTGAATGGCGGCGCCGTGAGCCTCGGCCACCCATTGGGGTGCAGCGGCGCACGCATCATCGTCACGCTGATCAATGTGCTGAAGCAGAACAACGCACGCTACGGCGGTGCCGGCATCTGCAATGGTGGCGGGGGCGCGAGCGCGATGGTGATCGAAGCGCTCTGA
- a CDS encoding DMT family protein gives MKALCTIGLLILSNAFMTLAWYGHLRFREFDWGKGLGLFAIIGISWGIAFFEYVLQVPANRIGSDLHGGPFTLVQLKVLQDVITLVVFTLFPLVAFKHEALRWNHALAAVFLVAAVWLVFKK, from the coding sequence ATGAAAGCCCTCTGCACCATCGGCCTGCTGATCCTCAGCAACGCCTTCATGACGTTGGCCTGGTACGGCCATCTGCGCTTCAGGGAATTCGATTGGGGCAAAGGGCTCGGGCTCTTCGCCATCATCGGCATCAGCTGGGGCATCGCCTTCTTCGAGTACGTGCTGCAGGTGCCGGCGAACCGCATCGGCAGCGATCTGCATGGGGGCCCATTCACGCTGGTCCAGCTGAAGGTGCTGCAAGACGTGATCACGCTGGTGGTGTTCACGCTCTTCCCGCTCGTTGCCTTCAAGCATGAAGCGCTGCGCTGGAACCATGCGCTGGCCGCAGTATTCCTGGTGGCAGCGGTCTGGCTCGTCTTCAAGAAGTAG